The Streptomyces sp. NBC_01268 genome segment CGGCGTGGGGGCCGCCGGACGGACGGGACGGGGCGCGCCGGGAGGGCGCGGTGCCCGCCGCCGGGGTGCGGTACGGGCCGGTGCGGACGCCCACGCGGCTATCCGTCGTTCAGCCAGCGGCCGACGCAGGCGATGAGTTCGTCGGCGTCGACGGGCTTGGTCACGTAGTCACTGGCGCCTGCGGCGAGGCTCTTCTCCCGGTCCCCCGGCATGGCCTTGGCGGTGACGGCGACGACGGGCAGACCCGCGAACTGCGGCATCTCCCTGATCCGCGCGGTCGCGGTGTAGCCGTCCATCTCCGGCATCATCACGTCCATCAGGACCAGGTCGACCGCCGCGTGCGCGAGCAGTGCCTCGATCCCCTTCCGGCCGTTCTCGGCGTGCAGGACGGTGATGCCGTGCAGTTCCAGGATGCCGCTGAGGGCGTAGAGGTTGCGGGCGTCGTCGTCGACCACCAGGACGGTACGGCCGCGCAGCGTGGTGTCGATGGTCTGCGGTTCGGGGGCTCGGTGTTCTCCCCGGACGAGGGGCACGACATCGCCGGGCTGCTCGGCGGAGAGGTGCAGGGCGATCCGCTCGCGCAGTTCGTCCAGGCTGGAAAGGAGCTCCAGCGGCCTCCGGCGGGCCAGCTCCTGCAGGGCGCGCTCCTGTTCCGCGGCCATGCGGCGGTTGTTGTGGGCGAGGACGGGGACGGAGTGCAGGGCCTCGTCGCCGTCCATGGCGTCCAGGAAGCGCAGGGCGTCGCCGTCCGCCATGTCGACGTCGAGCACGACGCAGTGGAACGGCTGGGTGGCCAGCGCGGTGGCGGCCTCCTGGGGGCCGACGACCGCGATCAGTTCGACGTCCTCCCGGTCGGCGCGGCCGGCGTCGGCGGCGAGTTCCGTGACGGCGTTCTCGGCGACCAGCGCGAGGAGCCCGCGCGGGCGCTCCTCGATCACGAGGAGGCGCCGTGTCGGCCGGGTCGACGGTGCGGCGGGACGCGTGCGGAGGGCGCGGGCGTCGCCCGGGGCCGGCGCCTCGACCGGAGGGAGGCCACGGCCGTCCGCCGTCGGGGCGGCGGGGGCGGGGTGCTCCGTGAAGTCGGTGCGGGTGACGGGCAGGTAGAGGGTGAAGGTGCTGCCCTCGCCCGGCACGCTGGCGACCGTGAGGGCGCCACCGAGCAGATAGGCGATCTCACGGCTGATGGACAGGCCCAGGCCCGTGCCGCCGTACTTCCGGTTGGTCGTCCCGTCGGCCTGCTGGAAGGCGCCGAAGATCGCCTCCAGGTTCTCGCGGGCGATGCCGATGCCGGTGTCGGTGACGCGGAAGGCGACGACCGGGCCGCCCCGGTGGACGGTCGCCGGGAGGTCGTCCTCCGGCACCGGTTCGATGCGGAGCTCGACGGCGCCCTGCTCGGTGAACTTGACGGCGTTGGACAGCAGGTTCCGCAGCACCTGCCGGAGCCGCGAGTCGTCGGTGACCAGGTCGACGGGGATGCCCGCGGCGGTCGAGACGGTGAAGGCGAGGCTCTTCTGCGACGTGAGGGGGCGGAAGGTGGCCTCGACGTAGTCGAGGAGCCGGCGCAGCGCCACGCGCTCCGGGTTGAGGTCCATCTTCCCGGCCTCCACCTTGGACAGGTCGAGGATGTCGTTGATCAGCTGCAGCAGGTCGGACCCGGCCGAGTGGATGATGCCGGCGTACTCCACCTGCTTGGCCGTGAGGTTGCGGGTCGGGTTCTGGGCCAGCAGCTGCGCCAGGATCAGGAGGCTGTTGAGCGGGGTGCGCAGTTCGTGGCTCATGTTGGCCAGGAACTCGGACTTGTACTTCGAGGCCAGCGCGAGCTGCTGGGCGCGGTCCTCGATCTCCTGGCGGGCCTGCTCGATCTGGAGGTTCTTGGCCTCGATGTCGCGGTTCTGCGTCGCGAGGAGGGCCGCCTTCTCCTCCAGTTCGGCGTTGGACCGCTGGAGTTCCTCCTGCTGCACCTGGAGCTCTTCGGTGCGGGAGCGCAGTTCGCCGGCCAGCCGCTGGGACTCGTCCAGGAGTTCGTCCGTACGGGCGTTGGCGACGATGGTGCTGAGGTTGACGCCGACCGTCTCCATGAGCTGCTCCAGGAAGTCCCGGTGCACGGAGGTGAACGGGCTGAAGGACATCAGCTCGATGACGCCGAGGACCTGGTCCTCGACGACGACCGGCAGCACCACCAGGCTGCCCCGGGAGGTGCTGCCGAGCCCCGAGGAGATGGTGACGTAGTCGTCGGGGACGTTCTCGGCGGCGATGGTGCGGCGGCTGCGGGCGGCCTGCCCGACGAGTGACTCACCCAGCCGGAAACGGTCCTTGCCGCGGTCGCCGGCGGGTCGGCCGTAGGAGCCGACGAGCCCCAGCTCGACGCAGTCCGCCCCCTCCTCCGCCAGGTAGAAGGCGCCGTACTGGGCGGCCACGAGCGGGGTCAGCTCGTCCATGACGAGTTCGGCGACGACGGCCAGGTCACGGTGGCCCTGCATCAGCGCGGAGATCCGTGCCAGGCTGGACTTCAGCCAGTCCTGTTCCTGATTGGCCCGGGTGGTCTCGCGCAGCGAGCCGACCATCGCGTTGATGTTGTCCTTGAGCTCGGCTACCTCGCCCGAGGCCTCGACGGTGATCGAGCGGGTCAGGTCGCCCTCGGCGACGGCGCTCGCGACCTCGGCGATGGCGCGGACCTGGCGGGTCAGGTTCCCGGCGAGTTCGTTGACGTTCTCGGTCAGGCGCTTCCAGGTGCCGGAGACGCCCTCCACCTCCGCCTGTCCCCCGAGCCGGCCCTCGCTGCCGACCTCCCGGGCCACGCGGGTCACCTCGGCCGCGAACGAGGACAGCTGGTCGACCATCGTGTTGATGGTCGTCTTCAGCGCCAGGATCTCGCCGCGCGCGTCCACGGCGATCTTCTTCGACAGATCACCGTTGGCCACCGCGGTGGCGACGTGGGCGATCGCCCTCACCTGTGCGGTGAGGTTCCCCGCCATGGAGTTCACGGAGTCCGTCAGGTCCCGCCAGGTGCCGGAGGCGCCCTTCACGTCGGCCTGACCGCCGAGGATGCCCTCCGTGCCCACGTCACGGGCCATGCGCGTGACCTCGTCGGCGAAGGAGGAGAGCTGGTCGACCATCGTGTTGATGGTGTTCTTGAGCTCGAGGATCTCGCCGCGGGCGTCCACGTCGATCTTCTGGGACAGGTCTCCCCGGGCGACGGCGGTGGCCACCTGGGCGATGTCGCGGACCTGGCTGGTGAGGTTGCCGGCCATGGCGTTCACCGAGTCGGTCAGGTCGGCCCAGGAGCCGGAGACGCCCGGCACCACGGCCTGTCCGCCCAGTGTTCCTTCCGTGCCGACCTCACGGGCCACCCGCGTCACCTCGGACGTGAACAGGGAGAGCTGGTCGACCATGCCGTTGAAGACCCTGGAGATCTCGCCCGTCAGACCGCCCGCGTCGTCGGGCAGGCGGGTGCCGAAGTCACCGTCCCGCACCGCCGTGAGACCGGCCAGGAACTGCCGGAGCTGGGGCTCCGCCACCGCGCCCGGCTCCTGCCGCCCCTCGGTCGAGGTGCCCTTGATCGTGGTCTCAGACATGCCCCATCCTCGTTCGCCATCAGGCATCCGCTCGCGGGCCGTCCGTTCACGATCCCGTGCGGCTTCACCCGCGTTCCCTTCACGGCCCCGGCCTCGACCGTTGCCGTACGGCAATGATGACGACCCTACCCCCACGTGATCGACAGGAGGAGGGCAGTGCCGCGTCAGGCGGCCGGAACCCGCCGTCGGACCGCTTCCGGGCACTCTTCCCCGCATGCGCCGCCGGAACCCGGGTACACGACGCGTCGAGCCGGGCGGCCGACGCCCTGCCGACGAGGGGAGCAGCACGTGCTGATGGCCCATCCCGTGGTCCTGCGCGATCTCATCGACCGGTACGAGGCACTCCGGGTGCTCCAGGCGGAGAACGGCGGCGACGAGGTGCGCCGGCGCATGGACGACCTGGCGTACACCCTGTGCGTCTCCACCGGTACGCGGGACATCGGAGCGGCGCTGGTCGCGGCCCGCTGCCGACTGCCCGGTGCGCGCCCCGAGGACGGCTCGGCGCTGACCGCCTGAGCGCCCTGAGCACCTGAGCGCCCTGAGCGCCTGAGCACGTGGACGAGCCCGGCACCCTCCTTCCGGAGGGTGCCGGGCTCTCCCGTACCGTGCGAGCCGGCGCCGGGGGCGGGCCGCCTACCAGCGGTACCAGCGGCCCGTGCGCCCCTTCGGCCGGGCCACGAAGCCCAGGAGCCACAGGACGAGCACGATCACGGCGATCCACCAGAGCGCCTTGACCGCGAAACCGAAACCGAAGAGCAGCAGGACGAGAAGGAGAACCAGCAGCAGGGGAACCATGTGGAGCGACCTCCTGGAATGACGGGTGCTCAGGGACGAGGGGACGCGGCGCCTGCGTGTGGGCGGCGCCGCCGCGCTAGAACGGGCCGCCGACGCGGTAGTACGCCACGAGGTCCTCGCGGTACTGCCGGTCGGCGAGGTGCTCGTCGGAGAGGAACTGCGGCGCCTCCTTGACCTGTTCCTTCCTCAGGCCGAGGTGGACGGTGTGCTCGTCGAGGTCGACGCGGGTCACGGCGCTCGCCGGGATCAGCACCTCCCTGCCGAAGATCCAGACCCCCGTGTCCACGACCAGATACGCGTCGTCGACCTCGTCGGAGTGCCGGTCCACCTTTCCGATGGAGCCGTCGGCCGCCTCGACCCGCCATCCGGTGAGGTCGGTGCCCGCCAGATGGCCGGAATCGGTGTCGTAGGCCCACCCGTGGTCGGTCATCGCTGTCACTCTCCTCATGCGTGTGCGTCGTGTGCGTCGTGCGTTGCGTCCGTGCATGCGTCGCGTCCGTGCATGCGTCGCGTCCGTGGCATGCGTCGCGTGCGTCGTTGCGGATCGTGGGGGAGCTCCCCGCGTCTCCGCCCCGTGGGCGACACCGCTCAGAGCAGGTCGCGCCGGTCGTCCTCGGTGACCGTGGGTGCCACCGGCGGCACGACCATGCGGCGACGGCGAAGGACGC includes the following:
- a CDS encoding DUF5133 domain-containing protein is translated as MLMAHPVVLRDLIDRYEALRVLQAENGGDEVRRRMDDLAYTLCVSTGTRDIGAALVAARCRLPGARPEDGSALTA
- a CDS encoding HAMP domain-containing protein; translation: MSETTIKGTSTEGRQEPGAVAEPQLRQFLAGLTAVRDGDFGTRLPDDAGGLTGEISRVFNGMVDQLSLFTSEVTRVAREVGTEGTLGGQAVVPGVSGSWADLTDSVNAMAGNLTSQVRDIAQVATAVARGDLSQKIDVDARGEILELKNTINTMVDQLSSFADEVTRMARDVGTEGILGGQADVKGASGTWRDLTDSVNSMAGNLTAQVRAIAHVATAVANGDLSKKIAVDARGEILALKTTINTMVDQLSSFAAEVTRVAREVGSEGRLGGQAEVEGVSGTWKRLTENVNELAGNLTRQVRAIAEVASAVAEGDLTRSITVEASGEVAELKDNINAMVGSLRETTRANQEQDWLKSSLARISALMQGHRDLAVVAELVMDELTPLVAAQYGAFYLAEEGADCVELGLVGSYGRPAGDRGKDRFRLGESLVGQAARSRRTIAAENVPDDYVTISSGLGSTSRGSLVVLPVVVEDQVLGVIELMSFSPFTSVHRDFLEQLMETVGVNLSTIVANARTDELLDESQRLAGELRSRTEELQVQQEELQRSNAELEEKAALLATQNRDIEAKNLQIEQARQEIEDRAQQLALASKYKSEFLANMSHELRTPLNSLLILAQLLAQNPTRNLTAKQVEYAGIIHSAGSDLLQLINDILDLSKVEAGKMDLNPERVALRRLLDYVEATFRPLTSQKSLAFTVSTAAGIPVDLVTDDSRLRQVLRNLLSNAVKFTEQGAVELRIEPVPEDDLPATVHRGGPVVAFRVTDTGIGIARENLEAIFGAFQQADGTTNRKYGGTGLGLSISREIAYLLGGALTVASVPGEGSTFTLYLPVTRTDFTEHPAPAAPTADGRGLPPVEAPAPGDARALRTRPAAPSTRPTRRLLVIEERPRGLLALVAENAVTELAADAGRADREDVELIAVVGPQEAATALATQPFHCVVLDVDMADGDALRFLDAMDGDEALHSVPVLAHNNRRMAAEQERALQELARRRPLELLSSLDELRERIALHLSAEQPGDVVPLVRGEHRAPEPQTIDTTLRGRTVLVVDDDARNLYALSGILELHGITVLHAENGRKGIEALLAHAAVDLVLMDVMMPEMDGYTATARIREMPQFAGLPVVAVTAKAMPGDREKSLAAGASDYVTKPVDADELIACVGRWLNDG
- a CDS encoding PRC-barrel domain containing protein gives rise to the protein MTDHGWAYDTDSGHLAGTDLTGWRVEAADGSIGKVDRHSDEVDDAYLVVDTGVWIFGREVLIPASAVTRVDLDEHTVHLGLRKEQVKEAPQFLSDEHLADRQYREDLVAYYRVGGPF
- a CDS encoding DUF5670 family protein, with protein sequence MVPLLLVLLLVLLLFGFGFAVKALWWIAVIVLVLWLLGFVARPKGRTGRWYRW